One part of the Ziziphus jujuba cultivar Dongzao chromosome 2, ASM3175591v1 genome encodes these proteins:
- the LOC125422246 gene encoding uncharacterized protein LOC125422246, which produces MERGFRDDLVEFMKRKGKEALVPLRVFVKGSYIGGAEEFSKIAEEGLLVRFLKDYPKKELGLCAKIVGMLDISHVFDAWKPQDCYGGERRNGSETRETVSIKMSVNQAFQFCSITSVTLLDCFTIAWIITLTGIFIGTRYSLCQLLVLLYAWSWFSIPV; this is translated from the exons ATGGAGAGAGGGTTTAGAGATGACCTTGTGgaatttatgaaaagaaaagggaaagaagCTCTGGTTCCTCTGAGAGTGTTCGTTAAAGGGAGTTACATTGGTGGTGCTGAGGAGTTTTCGAAGATTGCTGAAGAGGGTCTTCTGGTAAGATTCTTGAAggattacccaaaaaaagaactGGGTCTGTGTGCGAAGATTGTCGGGATGTTAGATATTTCCCATGTTTTCGATGCATGGAAGCCGCAAGATTGTTACGGCGGTGAAAGAAGAAATGGGTCAGAAACAAGGGAGACTGTTTCCATTAAAATGTCAG TTAACCAAGCTTTCCAGTTTTGTTCAATAACAAGTGTAACATTATTGGATTGTTTCACCATAGCATGGATCATAACTTTGACTGGGATCTTTATTGGCACTCGATATTCACTGTGCCAGTTGTTGGTGCTGCTGTATGCATGGTCTTGGTTTAGTATTCCTGTTTGA